The following are encoded in a window of Mycolicibacterium tusciae JS617 genomic DNA:
- a CDS encoding NADH-quinone oxidoreductase subunit B family protein, with the protein MGWLRKALRVGRIVEPAPPAPVSSSAALDALRGSVQIRHVDAGSCNGCEIEISGAFGPVYDAERFGARLVASPRHADALLVTGVVTRNMEEPLRNTVSATPAPRVVIACGDCALNRGIFADAYGVVGSVAEVLGSVDLEIPGCPPTPEAIVAALRSVTRR; encoded by the coding sequence ATCGGGTGGCTACGCAAGGCGCTGCGCGTCGGACGGATCGTCGAGCCGGCTCCACCGGCTCCGGTCTCGTCGTCGGCAGCACTCGATGCGTTGCGGGGTTCGGTGCAGATCCGTCACGTCGATGCCGGGTCGTGCAACGGGTGCGAGATCGAGATTTCCGGGGCTTTCGGCCCGGTGTATGACGCCGAGCGGTTCGGCGCCCGCCTGGTGGCCTCCCCGCGACATGCCGACGCCCTGTTGGTGACGGGCGTGGTGACCCGCAACATGGAGGAGCCGCTGCGCAACACGGTGTCAGCTACACCTGCGCCGCGGGTGGTGATCGCCTGCGGTGACTGTGCGCTCAACCGCGGCATATTCGCTGACGCCTACGGCGTGGTGGGTTCGGTGGCCGAGGTCTTGGGCAGTGTCGACCTCGAGATCCCGGGCTGCCCACCGACGCCGGAAGCGATCGTTGCGGCGCTGCGCTCGGTGACCCGACGATGA
- a CDS encoding proton-conducting transporter membrane subunit, whose product MSTVAVDAPAVEVTVRRGHHAGCAAAGSATALIGGAGVWCGLVAVLGSAPQVTLGWLLPLSGVVLHLDPLGGFFSVLIGAVSVPVGVYTVGYARHERWPALPLTMLPLFVAAMLLVPAAGSITTFLLAWELMALASVLLVLTDHDRADVRSAALFYAAMTQLGFVAILVGLMVMATSVGADRFTEMTVVPEPLRDVVFALTVAGFGSKAGLVPLHAWLARAHPEAPSPVSALMSAAMVTLGVYGIIRFDLVLIGPGPRWWAVLLLLVGAASALYGVLQASVATDVKRLLAYSTTDNMGLITMALGASLLLASAGAGEAAAIAAVAALLHLLAHAAFKSLGFMAAGSVLSATGLRDLDRLGGLARPMPITTVLFGVAALGACGLPLGAGFVSEWLLVQALVHAGTGGDVVVALAAPLAVGAVALTTGLSVATMVKAFGIGFLARPRSAAARQARESAPSMLAAMIVVAVICVVLALAPAAVAAVVTRVVAVIPTGRTATPAVDFAAVIRLPGLGSSIAPGLLAAAFVAALLAAAVAMRWRARRRPPSAELPLWACGAEDLTPRMQYTATSFAEPLQRVFNDVLRPASDVDVTHHSESRYMVSAITYRNRITDALEIRLYHPIVTAVTRAAEVVRRAHNGSVHLYLAYGALGVLVVLVIAR is encoded by the coding sequence ATGAGCACCGTCGCGGTCGACGCGCCCGCGGTGGAGGTGACGGTTCGCCGAGGACACCATGCCGGTTGTGCCGCAGCGGGTTCCGCGACCGCCCTGATCGGCGGGGCAGGCGTGTGGTGTGGACTGGTCGCGGTCTTGGGTTCCGCCCCCCAGGTGACCCTCGGTTGGTTGTTGCCGCTGAGCGGAGTGGTCCTGCATCTTGATCCGCTGGGCGGGTTCTTCAGCGTGCTGATAGGAGCGGTGTCCGTCCCGGTCGGTGTGTACACCGTCGGCTACGCCCGCCATGAACGATGGCCGGCGCTGCCGCTGACAATGTTGCCGCTGTTCGTGGCGGCCATGTTGTTGGTCCCCGCCGCCGGGTCGATCACGACATTCCTGCTGGCGTGGGAGCTGATGGCTCTGGCGTCGGTGCTGTTGGTGCTCACCGACCATGACCGTGCCGACGTGCGTTCTGCCGCACTGTTCTATGCCGCCATGACCCAGCTGGGGTTCGTGGCGATCCTCGTGGGGTTGATGGTGATGGCGACCTCGGTAGGCGCGGATCGCTTCACTGAGATGACGGTGGTCCCTGAACCCCTGCGTGATGTGGTGTTCGCGTTGACGGTGGCCGGATTCGGTTCCAAGGCAGGTCTAGTGCCCCTGCATGCGTGGCTGGCACGGGCTCATCCGGAGGCACCGAGTCCGGTGTCGGCGCTGATGAGCGCGGCGATGGTCACGTTGGGCGTCTACGGAATCATCCGATTCGATCTGGTCTTGATCGGGCCCGGGCCACGCTGGTGGGCGGTGCTGCTGCTGCTGGTCGGTGCCGCATCGGCGCTCTACGGGGTGTTGCAGGCCAGTGTGGCCACCGATGTGAAACGGCTGCTGGCCTACTCGACCACCGACAACATGGGATTGATCACCATGGCGCTCGGAGCGTCCTTGCTCCTGGCGAGCGCCGGGGCAGGCGAGGCCGCCGCCATCGCGGCCGTCGCAGCGCTGTTGCACCTACTCGCCCACGCGGCATTCAAATCATTGGGATTCATGGCCGCAGGATCCGTGCTGTCCGCCACCGGCCTGCGCGACCTGGACCGCTTGGGGGGGCTGGCACGTCCCATGCCCATCACCACGGTGCTGTTCGGTGTCGCCGCGCTGGGCGCTTGCGGTCTGCCATTGGGAGCGGGATTCGTCAGCGAGTGGCTGCTCGTGCAGGCGCTGGTACACGCCGGGACCGGCGGGGATGTCGTGGTCGCGTTGGCGGCGCCACTGGCGGTGGGCGCCGTCGCGCTCACCACCGGGTTGTCGGTGGCCACGATGGTCAAGGCGTTCGGCATCGGCTTCCTGGCGCGCCCACGATCAGCCGCAGCACGGCAGGCCCGCGAATCCGCTCCCAGCATGCTGGCCGCCATGATCGTCGTAGCTGTCATCTGTGTGGTGCTTGCCTTGGCACCCGCCGCGGTAGCAGCTGTCGTGACGCGGGTCGTCGCTGTCATTCCCACCGGCCGCACCGCTACGCCCGCGGTCGACTTCGCCGCGGTGATACGGCTACCCGGCCTCGGCAGCTCGATTGCCCCCGGCCTGCTCGCCGCGGCGTTCGTAGCGGCGCTGCTGGCCGCTGCCGTCGCGATGCGGTGGCGTGCGCGACGGCGCCCGCCCAGCGCAGAGTTGCCGTTGTGGGCGTGCGGCGCAGAAGATCTCACCCCCCGGATGCAGTACACCGCAACGTCTTTCGCTGAACCACTACAACGGGTCTTCAACGACGTGTTGCGGCCCGCCTCCGACGTCGACGTCACCCACCACAGCGAATCGCGCTACATGGTGTCAGCGATCACCTACCGCAACCGGATCACCGACGCCCTGGAGATCCGCCTCTATCACCCGATTGTGACGGCAGTGACCAGAGCCGCCGAGGTGGTGCGCCGCGCCCACAACGGCAGCGTGCATCTCTACCTCGCCTACGGCGCGCTCGGGGTCTTGGTGGTACTGGTGATCGCCCGATGA
- a CDS encoding proton-conducting transporter membrane subunit codes for MTELMTISLLAPIAAAGFTAVLGWSRFSGMVTAVSAAVILVCGIALATRVGHNVHFAAGGMLRIDALTAFMLIVIAVVALLATVASIGYLHTELAEGHTDAAGARLYGTLTPAFVAAMELAVCANNIGLIWVAIEATTVITAFLVGHHRTRNALEATWKYVIVCSVGIAMAFLGTVLLYFAARHNGAAATDALNLDVLMSHASGLDPAVTRLAGGLLLIGYGTKAGLFPFHTWLADAHSQAPAPVSALMSGVLLSVAMSVLIRLKPVIDAGTGTHFMRNGLLLTGLATVAIAALLLTVTGDLKRMLAYSSMENMGLIAVAAAAGTTLAIAALLLHVVAHGLGKTVLFIAGGQLQATHQSTAIADITGVLRRSRLIGASFAVGVIILLGLPPFAMFASELAIARALAEANLGWVLAAVMTLITIGFVALARNTSRLLLGAAPADAPVIHPPRSLGFALIAGLAASLALGVTAGPLTDLMVAAAQQLEGPR; via the coding sequence ATGACCGAATTGATGACGATCTCGCTGCTGGCCCCCATAGCTGCGGCCGGGTTCACCGCCGTCCTGGGGTGGAGCCGGTTCAGCGGAATGGTCACCGCGGTTTCCGCAGCGGTGATCCTGGTCTGCGGCATTGCCTTAGCCACCCGTGTCGGACACAACGTGCATTTTGCTGCAGGTGGGATGTTGCGCATCGACGCGCTGACCGCCTTCATGCTCATCGTCATAGCCGTGGTCGCCCTGCTAGCGACGGTGGCCAGCATCGGCTACCTGCACACCGAACTGGCAGAGGGCCACACCGATGCTGCCGGAGCCCGGCTCTACGGCACACTGACTCCGGCGTTCGTGGCCGCGATGGAGTTGGCAGTGTGCGCCAACAACATCGGGCTCATCTGGGTCGCCATCGAGGCCACCACCGTCATCACCGCGTTTCTGGTCGGGCACCACCGCACCCGCAACGCGCTGGAAGCAACCTGGAAATACGTCATCGTCTGCTCGGTGGGCATCGCCATGGCATTCCTGGGTACCGTGCTGCTCTACTTCGCGGCCCGACACAACGGCGCGGCCGCCACTGACGCGTTGAATCTCGACGTGTTGATGTCTCACGCCAGCGGACTGGATCCGGCGGTGACACGGCTGGCCGGAGGACTGCTGCTGATCGGGTACGGCACCAAGGCCGGCCTGTTCCCGTTCCACACCTGGTTGGCCGACGCCCACAGTCAGGCTCCGGCTCCGGTCAGCGCGTTGATGAGCGGCGTGCTGTTGTCGGTAGCGATGTCGGTGCTGATCCGCCTCAAACCCGTCATCGACGCCGGAACGGGAACTCATTTCATGCGCAATGGTCTGCTCCTAACCGGACTGGCGACTGTCGCCATCGCGGCGTTACTGCTCACCGTCACCGGTGACCTCAAGAGAATGCTCGCCTACTCCTCCATGGAGAACATGGGGCTCATCGCCGTGGCTGCAGCTGCGGGCACCACGTTGGCCATCGCGGCGCTGTTGCTGCACGTCGTGGCCCATGGCCTGGGCAAAACCGTGCTGTTCATCGCGGGAGGACAACTTCAAGCAACACATCAGAGCACCGCAATCGCCGACATCACCGGCGTCCTACGGCGTTCACGGCTGATCGGTGCGTCGTTCGCGGTCGGGGTGATCATCCTGCTCGGCCTGCCGCCGTTTGCGATGTTCGCCAGTGAACTCGCCATCGCCCGCGCCCTCGCCGAGGCGAACCTCGGGTGGGTCCTCGCTGCAGTCATGACGCTGATCACCATCGGTTTCGTCGCCCTGGCCCGCAACACATCCCGGCTCCTGCTGGGCGCCGCCCCGGCCGACGCGCCCGTCATCCATCCTCCGCGTTCATTGGGGTTCGCACTCATCGCGGGGTTGGCCGCCTCACTGGCCCTGGGGGTGACCGCCGGCCCGCTGACCGACCTGATGGTGGCCGCCGCGCAGCAATTGGAGGGTCCACGATGA
- a CDS encoding respiratory chain complex I subunit 1 family protein, giving the protein MSVVAGGAQLLTVAVGAPLLIGLMRQVRALWEGRGGGGILQPWRDLRKQLGKQQITPRGTTVVFTAAPLIVTGTSILLAAIVPIVATGSPLDPVADLFAVVGVLFLGTFALTLAGIDTGTAFGGMGASREITIAALVEPTILLAVFALSIPTGSANLGALMATTLADPASVASLTGVLAFVALVLVIIAEAGRLPVDNPSTHLELTMVHEAMVFEYAGPRLALIEWASAMRLTVLLALLANLFLPWGIAADTPTLVQVLAGVGAIAVKVSVLAVALATMEVFLAKLRLFRVPELLAGSFLLGLLAVTSANFFAR; this is encoded by the coding sequence ATGTCAGTGGTCGCCGGTGGGGCCCAGCTACTCACCGTGGCGGTCGGCGCGCCGCTCCTGATCGGACTGATGCGCCAGGTACGTGCGCTATGGGAGGGGCGCGGCGGCGGCGGCATCCTGCAGCCCTGGCGCGACCTTCGCAAACAGCTGGGCAAGCAGCAGATCACTCCGCGCGGAACCACCGTGGTCTTCACGGCCGCCCCCCTGATCGTGACCGGCACCTCGATCCTGCTCGCCGCGATCGTGCCGATCGTGGCGACGGGCAGCCCGCTGGATCCAGTTGCTGATCTGTTCGCGGTGGTCGGTGTCCTATTTCTGGGAACCTTCGCCTTGACACTCGCGGGCATCGACACCGGAACCGCGTTCGGCGGCATGGGCGCGAGCCGGGAGATCACGATCGCCGCGCTCGTGGAGCCGACGATTCTGCTCGCGGTGTTCGCGCTGTCGATCCCGACCGGTTCGGCCAACCTCGGGGCGTTGATGGCAACGACACTGGCTGATCCCGCTTCGGTGGCCTCCCTGACCGGGGTGCTCGCATTCGTCGCGCTGGTGCTGGTGATCATCGCCGAGGCGGGTCGGCTGCCCGTCGACAACCCTTCCACGCATCTGGAGCTGACCATGGTCCACGAAGCCATGGTGTTCGAATACGCCGGACCCCGTCTCGCACTCATCGAGTGGGCATCAGCGATGCGGCTGACCGTGTTGCTGGCGCTGCTGGCAAACCTGTTCCTGCCCTGGGGAATCGCCGCCGACACACCCACCCTTGTGCAGGTCCTGGCCGGCGTGGGGGCTATCGCGGTCAAAGTTTCCGTGCTGGCCGTAGCGCTGGCCACGATGGAAGTCTTCCTGGCCAAACTGCGCTTGTTCCGCGTGCCCGAACTGCTGGCCGGATCGTTCCTGCTGGGGTTGCTCGCCGTCACCTCCGCCAACTTCTTCGCCCGATGA